A window of Amycolatopsis australiensis contains these coding sequences:
- the aroF gene encoding 3-deoxy-7-phosphoheptulonate synthase, which produces MVIVMATDAGTAEVEAVVDRVTAAGGEAFVSRGVSRVIIGLVGDVDRFETLNLAGLRGVQSVTRISAKYKLVSREHHPERSTVYVRGVPIGPDTVTLIAGPCAVETPEQTLAAARMAQAAGATLLRGGAFKPRTSPYAFQGLGELGLRILADVRAETGLPVVTEVVAADDVEMVAGYADMLQVGTRNMQNFGLLQAVGEAGKPVLLKRGMSATIEEWLMAAEYIAQRGNLDIVLCERGIRTFETATRNTLDISAVPVVQGLSHLPVMIDPSHSGGRRDLVLPLSRAAIAIGADGVLVDVHPQPEQAKCDGPQALVAADLSRLAKELDALTGVVGRQASTWWNRPLLAG; this is translated from the coding sequence ATGGTCATCGTCATGGCAACGGACGCGGGGACCGCGGAGGTCGAAGCGGTCGTCGACCGGGTGACGGCGGCGGGCGGCGAGGCCTTCGTCAGCCGCGGCGTGAGCCGGGTCATCATCGGGCTGGTCGGCGACGTCGACCGGTTCGAGACGCTCAACCTCGCCGGGCTGCGGGGCGTGCAGAGCGTCACGCGCATCTCCGCCAAGTACAAGCTGGTGAGCCGCGAACACCACCCGGAACGGTCCACGGTGTACGTCCGCGGCGTGCCGATCGGCCCGGACACGGTCACCCTGATCGCCGGGCCGTGCGCGGTGGAGACACCGGAGCAGACCCTGGCGGCGGCCCGGATGGCCCAGGCGGCGGGCGCGACGCTGCTGCGCGGTGGCGCGTTCAAGCCGCGCACTTCGCCGTACGCGTTCCAGGGTCTCGGCGAGCTCGGCCTGCGGATCCTGGCCGACGTCCGCGCGGAGACGGGCCTGCCGGTGGTCACCGAGGTCGTCGCGGCCGACGACGTCGAGATGGTCGCAGGGTACGCCGACATGCTGCAGGTCGGCACCCGGAACATGCAGAACTTCGGGCTGCTGCAGGCGGTCGGCGAAGCGGGCAAGCCGGTGCTGCTCAAGCGCGGCATGAGCGCCACCATCGAGGAGTGGCTGATGGCCGCCGAGTACATCGCGCAACGCGGCAACCTCGACATCGTCCTGTGCGAGCGCGGGATCCGCACGTTCGAGACGGCGACCCGCAACACGCTGGACATCTCGGCGGTCCCGGTCGTCCAGGGGCTCTCACACCTGCCGGTGATGATCGACCCCTCCCATTCGGGCGGCCGCCGAGACCTGGTCCTCCCGCTCTCCCGCGCGGCCATCGCGATCGGCGCGGACGGCGTACTGGTCGACGTGCACCCACAGCCGGAGCAGGCCAAGTGCGACGGCCCCCAGGCACTCGTGGCGGCGGACCTCAGCCGGCTGGCGAAAGAGCTGGACGCGCTGACCGGGGTGGTCGGGCGGCAGGCTTCGACGTGGTGGAACCGGCCTCTCCTGGCGGGCTGA
- a CDS encoding PLP-dependent aminotransferase family protein, with protein MPTQLSTETLHGSLADPAISSMNLLNELIERYPRAISMAAGRPYEEFFDVGLVHRYLDAYCDHLRRDRKLTEAEITRTLFQYGATKGVIAGLVARNLAVDENIDVPAESVVVTVGCQEALFLVLRALRADDRDVVLAPAPTYVGLTGAALITDTPVRPVRSTVDGIDLDDLVHQLKLAGEAGERVRACYVTPDFANPTGTSMDVRARRRLLEIAAAHDILLLEDNAYGLFGADRLPSLKALDDSAAVVYLGSFAKTGMPGARVGYVVADQPVAGGGVLADQLSKLKGMLTVNTSPIAQAVIAGKLLLNDYSLTAANVRETAVYQRNLRLTLDALDRALGACPGVGWNTPTGGFFITVTVPFTVDDALLEHAARDHGVLFTPMHHFYGGKGGFTQLRLSISLLTPELIEEGVARLAALVTGRLP; from the coding sequence TTGCCCACTCAACTGAGCACGGAGACACTGCACGGATCCCTCGCCGATCCGGCCATCTCGTCCATGAACCTGCTCAACGAGCTGATCGAGCGGTACCCGCGGGCCATTTCCATGGCGGCGGGCCGGCCGTACGAAGAGTTCTTCGACGTCGGCCTGGTGCACCGGTACCTCGACGCCTACTGCGACCACCTCCGGCGCGACCGGAAGCTCACCGAAGCGGAAATCACCCGCACGCTCTTCCAGTACGGCGCCACGAAAGGCGTCATCGCGGGCCTCGTCGCCCGGAACCTTGCCGTGGACGAGAACATCGACGTCCCCGCGGAGTCCGTGGTCGTCACCGTCGGCTGCCAGGAGGCCCTGTTCCTGGTGCTGCGGGCGCTGCGGGCGGACGACCGGGACGTGGTGCTCGCCCCCGCGCCGACCTACGTCGGCCTGACCGGGGCTGCGCTGATCACCGACACGCCCGTCCGGCCCGTCAGGTCCACAGTGGACGGAATCGACCTCGACGACCTGGTGCACCAGCTGAAGCTGGCCGGTGAAGCGGGCGAGCGGGTCCGGGCCTGCTACGTGACGCCGGATTTCGCCAACCCCACCGGCACCAGCATGGACGTGCGCGCCCGCCGCCGTCTCCTCGAGATCGCCGCCGCGCACGACATCCTGCTCCTCGAGGACAACGCGTACGGCCTCTTCGGCGCGGATCGCCTGCCTTCGCTGAAAGCCCTCGACGACTCGGCGGCCGTCGTCTACCTCGGCTCGTTCGCCAAGACCGGCATGCCCGGCGCCCGCGTCGGCTACGTCGTGGCCGACCAGCCCGTGGCCGGCGGCGGCGTGCTCGCCGACCAGCTGTCGAAGCTCAAGGGCATGCTGACGGTGAACACCTCCCCGATCGCCCAGGCGGTGATCGCCGGGAAGCTCCTGCTCAACGACTACAGCCTCACCGCCGCGAACGTCCGCGAGACGGCCGTCTACCAGCGCAATCTCCGCCTGACGCTGGACGCGCTCGACCGCGCGCTGGGCGCCTGCCCCGGCGTCGGCTGGAACACCCCGACGGGCGGGTTCTTCATCACCGTCACGGTGCCCTTCACCGTCGACGACGCCCTGCTGGAACACGCGGCCCGCGACCACGGCGTGCTGTTCACCCCGATGCACCACTTCTACGGCGGCAAGGGCGGCTTCACCCAGCTGCGCCTGTCGATCAGCCTGCTCACCCCGGAGCTGATCGAAGAAGGCGTCGCCCGGCTCGCCGCCCTCGTCACCGGACGTCTCCCCTGA
- the hppD gene encoding 4-hydroxyphenylpyruvate dioxygenase: protein MQNALRDMAIDYVELYVDDIERNLAWLVGGCGFVVRAQSAPAGGPTRSVNVGQGEIDLLLTESSGDHPAHAYVERHGDGIGDIGIRVPDAAAAFTEAVRRGARPVMAPVTEGGVTTATITGFGDVTHTFVQRPDGSTVAGVRGLTAVPGPVAEPATGLRKVDHFAIPVEAGQLDETVEYYQRTLDFELILTERIVTGEQGMFIKVIQSRSRAVTFTLVQSDTSLAVGQVDRFLKDNDGPGVQHMAFSTTDILGTVRRLSADGIELLSTPDAYYTALANRVRPEKYSVEQLRELNVLVDEDHDGQLYQIFAKSVHPRDTLFLEIIERAGATSFGSSNIKHLYDSVEAHQVPGPAAD from the coding sequence GTGCAGAACGCACTCCGGGACATGGCCATCGACTATGTCGAGCTGTACGTGGACGACATCGAACGGAATCTCGCCTGGCTCGTCGGCGGATGCGGATTCGTCGTGCGTGCGCAGTCGGCTCCGGCGGGCGGCCCGACGCGGTCGGTCAACGTGGGCCAGGGCGAAATCGACCTGCTGCTGACCGAGTCGAGCGGCGACCACCCCGCGCACGCCTACGTGGAGCGGCACGGGGACGGCATCGGCGACATCGGCATCCGGGTGCCGGACGCCGCCGCGGCGTTCACCGAAGCCGTGCGGCGCGGCGCGCGCCCGGTCATGGCACCGGTCACCGAAGGCGGGGTGACCACCGCGACGATCACCGGCTTCGGCGACGTGACGCACACGTTCGTCCAGCGGCCGGACGGTTCGACCGTGGCCGGGGTCCGCGGCCTGACCGCCGTGCCGGGCCCGGTGGCCGAGCCGGCCACCGGACTGCGCAAGGTGGACCACTTCGCGATTCCCGTCGAAGCGGGCCAGCTCGACGAAACCGTCGAGTACTACCAGCGGACGCTGGATTTCGAGCTCATCCTCACCGAGCGGATCGTCACCGGCGAGCAGGGCATGTTCATCAAGGTGATCCAGAGCCGGTCGCGGGCGGTGACGTTCACCCTCGTCCAGTCCGACACGAGCCTGGCGGTCGGCCAGGTCGACCGGTTCCTCAAGGACAACGACGGCCCCGGCGTGCAGCACATGGCCTTCAGCACCACGGACATCCTCGGCACCGTGCGCCGGCTCTCGGCCGACGGCATCGAGCTGCTGAGCACCCCGGACGCCTACTACACCGCGCTCGCCAACCGGGTCCGGCCGGAGAAGTACTCCGTCGAGCAGCTGCGGGAGCTGAACGTGCTGGTCGACGAGGACCACGACGGCCAGCTGTACCAGATCTTCGCCAAGTCCGTGCACCCGCGGGACACGCTCTTCCTGGAGATCATCGAGCGGGCCGGGGCGACCTCGTTCGGCAGCTCGAACATCAAGCACCTGTACGACAGCGTCGAAGCGCACCAGGTCCCGGGTCCGGCCGCGGACTGA
- a CDS encoding MFS transporter: MMGFSPVAYAKSYLPPSGHQRTYILGYTIGMIANGVFLPIYVLYLTQIVKISDSKTALAIAIAALVGLPLTLVAGDLADRLGPRRVVLFGLAGQFLGMGSYVFIQGFWSLLIVVMSMNVFAYTYFASEGALMRRIASDDTVTFRNQVQALGSVGVTIGALFAGVGISIGTPWAYRGMFLGIAAAYIVVIAITLRIPDYEPLPKPASTAEAKPRRWVVLRDKPFIVYALVSGLLTISTFVENQLLPVWIVVHTSAPRWTVALAFVLNTGVAILLQMRLSRNIRSARQAGRALLRCGIGLLAGYLLLALMPGHAPWLATVLVVAGVVVVAIAQIWMVSGRFVLEFSLPPAHAQGQYDGFLNTVMTLSITAAPLVLLGVVVGHGFAGWLGLGGFFLLLGLLSPAIAGWGERTRPPAEAAAGTAAEPDPAEGVLAGAGTDESR; the protein is encoded by the coding sequence ATGATGGGATTCAGTCCGGTGGCGTACGCCAAGTCGTACCTCCCGCCGTCGGGACACCAGCGCACCTACATCCTGGGCTACACCATCGGCATGATCGCCAACGGCGTCTTCCTGCCGATCTACGTCCTCTACCTCACCCAGATCGTGAAGATCTCGGACTCGAAGACCGCGCTCGCGATCGCGATCGCCGCGCTGGTCGGCCTGCCGCTCACCTTGGTGGCGGGCGACCTGGCCGACCGGCTCGGGCCGCGGCGGGTGGTGCTGTTCGGGCTCGCCGGGCAGTTCCTCGGGATGGGCAGCTACGTGTTCATCCAGGGCTTCTGGTCGCTGCTGATCGTCGTCATGAGCATGAACGTGTTCGCCTACACGTACTTCGCGTCCGAAGGCGCGCTGATGCGGCGGATCGCCAGCGACGACACGGTGACCTTCCGCAACCAGGTCCAGGCGCTCGGCAGCGTCGGCGTCACCATCGGGGCGCTGTTCGCCGGTGTCGGCATCTCGATCGGCACGCCGTGGGCCTACCGCGGCATGTTCCTGGGCATCGCGGCCGCTTACATCGTGGTCATCGCCATCACCCTGCGGATCCCGGACTACGAGCCGCTGCCGAAGCCGGCGAGCACCGCGGAGGCCAAGCCACGGCGCTGGGTCGTGCTGCGCGACAAGCCGTTCATCGTCTACGCGCTGGTTTCCGGCCTGCTGACCATTTCCACCTTCGTCGAGAACCAGCTGCTCCCGGTCTGGATCGTGGTCCACACCAGTGCGCCGCGCTGGACCGTCGCGCTCGCCTTCGTGCTCAACACCGGTGTCGCCATCCTGCTGCAGATGCGCCTCAGCCGGAACATCCGGTCGGCGCGCCAGGCCGGGCGGGCCCTGCTGCGCTGCGGCATCGGCCTGCTGGCCGGCTACCTGCTCCTGGCCCTGATGCCCGGGCACGCGCCCTGGCTGGCCACCGTCCTCGTCGTCGCCGGGGTCGTGGTGGTCGCGATCGCCCAGATCTGGATGGTCTCCGGCCGCTTCGTCCTCGAGTTCTCCCTGCCGCCGGCCCACGCCCAGGGCCAGTACGACGGCTTCCTGAACACGGTGATGACGCTGAGCATCACCGCGGCGCCCCTGGTGCTGCTCGGGGTCGTGGTCGGCCACGGGTTCGCCGGCTGGCTGGGCCTCGGCGGGTTCTTCCTGCTGCTCGGGCTTCTCAGCCCGGCCATCGCGGGCTGGGGCGAGCGCACGCGTCCGCCGGCGGAAGCCGCCGCCGGGACCGCGGCCGAGCCGGATCCCGCGGAGGGCGTCCTGGCCGGCGCCGGAACGGACGAAAGCCGATGA
- a CDS encoding condensation domain-containing protein, which yields MTVEQRPPELAGGVVSRPLSANEKFLCSLDRGDDFGVFGVRGIVMGGWRLRGPLDVPSVQLALNDVVARHEVLRTAIVRDAGTPYARVHPPCPAELTVVDLPPEGGDAEREQRAHEFLNEVDDRGSCDPAGMPLLRATLGRFDDGDAVLALVTHHSVSDGWSIHLLMRDFAVCYAKRRGLPAPELPEVRQYGEYAEWQQRARETASAAAARQYWQDKLAGGRFLTLPTDRPRRDVPPVYSVYRFVYEEELVSATTSLAKSLHSSPFMVLFACFALFLHRRTGVRDILTPIFTSGRTEPEFEQTVGPLFNFVPIRIDLTGCATFAELVHRARATLLEAYTHELPFSEIATQAAPELMEPIMRMNGVTTGFETFQYPQELAAKVIGGVRYTGLSRRLISSTDTSEIPDGNLWDFALDPAGDLVGAVRFNGLDFDQQTIVAMIDEYRELLRAALKSPDAALPR from the coding sequence ATGACGGTCGAGCAGCGGCCCCCCGAGCTCGCCGGTGGGGTGGTCAGCCGCCCGCTTTCGGCCAACGAAAAGTTCCTGTGCTCGCTGGACCGGGGCGACGACTTCGGGGTGTTCGGCGTGCGGGGCATCGTCATGGGCGGCTGGCGCCTGCGCGGCCCGCTGGACGTGCCAAGCGTGCAGCTGGCGTTGAACGACGTCGTCGCGCGGCACGAGGTGCTGCGCACCGCCATCGTCCGGGACGCCGGCACGCCGTACGCCCGCGTGCACCCGCCCTGCCCGGCGGAGCTGACCGTCGTCGACCTGCCGCCGGAGGGCGGCGACGCCGAGCGTGAACAGCGGGCGCACGAATTCCTCAACGAGGTCGACGACCGGGGCAGCTGCGATCCCGCGGGGATGCCGTTGCTGCGTGCCACGCTGGGCCGCTTCGACGACGGCGACGCGGTGCTCGCGCTCGTCACCCACCATTCGGTCAGTGACGGCTGGTCGATCCACCTGCTCATGCGTGACTTCGCCGTCTGCTACGCGAAACGGCGTGGCCTGCCCGCGCCCGAACTGCCCGAGGTCCGCCAGTACGGGGAGTACGCCGAGTGGCAGCAGCGGGCCCGCGAAACCGCGTCGGCGGCCGCCGCGCGCCAGTACTGGCAGGACAAGCTGGCCGGCGGCCGGTTTCTCACCCTGCCCACCGACCGGCCCCGGCGGGACGTGCCCCCGGTCTATTCGGTGTACCGGTTCGTCTACGAGGAGGAGCTCGTCAGCGCCACCACGTCGCTGGCCAAGTCGTTGCACAGCTCGCCGTTCATGGTGCTCTTCGCCTGCTTCGCCCTCTTCCTGCACCGCCGGACGGGAGTGCGGGACATCCTGACGCCGATCTTCACCTCCGGCCGCACCGAGCCCGAGTTCGAGCAGACGGTGGGTCCGTTGTTCAACTTCGTGCCGATCCGGATCGACCTGACCGGCTGCGCGACCTTCGCCGAGCTGGTGCACCGGGCGCGGGCCACGTTGCTGGAGGCCTACACCCACGAGCTGCCGTTCAGCGAAATCGCGACACAGGCCGCGCCGGAGCTGATGGAGCCGATCATGCGCATGAACGGCGTGACCACCGGGTTCGAGACGTTCCAGTACCCGCAGGAACTGGCGGCGAAGGTCATCGGCGGCGTGCGCTACACCGGGCTCAGCCGCCGCCTGATCTCCTCCACCGACACCTCGGAAATCCCGGACGGCAACCTGTGGGACTTCGCCCTGGACCCGGCGGGCGACCTGGTGGGTGCCGTCCGGTTCAACGGGCTGGACTTCGACCAGCAGACGATCGTCGCGATGATCGACGAATACCGGGAACTGCTGCGCGCGGCGCTGAAGTCCCCGGACGCGGCTTTGCCGCGGTGA
- a CDS encoding MbtH family protein — MSNPFEDADALYLVLVNDEGQYSLWPAGIAVPAGWDTAHEADSRANCLEYVEAQWTDMRPESLVRAERA, encoded by the coding sequence GTGTCTAATCCGTTCGAGGACGCCGACGCCCTGTATCTGGTCCTCGTCAACGACGAAGGGCAGTACAGCCTGTGGCCCGCCGGCATCGCGGTCCCGGCCGGCTGGGACACGGCGCACGAGGCGGACTCCCGCGCGAACTGCCTCGAGTACGTCGAGGCGCAGTGGACCGACATGCGGCCCGAGAGCCTTGTCCGCGCCGAACGGGCGTGA